The Streptomyces sp. CC0208 genome window below encodes:
- a CDS encoding DUF4307 domain-containing protein — protein MSTASTQLPEGRYGRSSDERADHKLKIVGTVLGAFLLALIGYFAYHYVGQNKISGEVIAFDAKNSAVEVHLEVRKDSGTSGYCTIRSQAADGSEVGRADFRFGGDATRIDKVVTLRTTAPGTTAELLGCHAD, from the coding sequence ATGAGCACGGCGAGCACGCAGCTGCCCGAGGGCCGGTACGGCCGCTCCTCGGACGAGCGTGCCGACCACAAGCTCAAGATCGTCGGCACCGTGCTCGGCGCCTTCCTGCTCGCGTTGATCGGTTACTTCGCCTACCACTACGTCGGCCAGAACAAGATCAGCGGCGAGGTGATCGCCTTCGACGCGAAGAACTCGGCGGTCGAGGTGCATCTGGAGGTCCGCAAGGACTCCGGCACCTCCGGCTACTGCACGATCCGCTCGCAGGCGGCGGACGGCTCCGAGGTGGGCCGGGCCGACTTCCGCTTCGGCGGTGACGCCACCCGCATCGACAAGGTCGTCACACTCCGTACGACGGCCCCGGGCACCACGGCCGAGCTGCTGGGCTGTCACGCCGACTGA
- a CDS encoding ABC transporter permease: MSAVTDTARVAPATNPISQSFRDSMVVAKRNLIRMSRIPEMIIYGLIQPIMFVVLFTYVFGGSMQIGSSTSATDYKNFLMAGIFAQTVTFATASSGAGIADDMHKGLIDRFRSLPMARGAVLTGRTFADLVQTGLTLVVLALVALLVGWRVGSDGNTNAGKVLAAFGLLLLLGYAFTWIGALIGMSVRTPEAATSSGLIWLFPVTFISNAFVDTSHMTPWLRHIAEWNPFSATVQACRVLFANPGQSTSAAWPMQHPVWASLIYSVLIVVVFRTLAVRKYRSATA; the protein is encoded by the coding sequence GTGAGCGCCGTCACCGACACCGCGCGGGTCGCACCGGCCACGAACCCCATCAGTCAGTCCTTCCGGGACTCGATGGTCGTCGCCAAGCGCAATCTGATCCGCATGTCCCGGATCCCCGAGATGATCATCTACGGGCTCATCCAGCCGATCATGTTCGTGGTGCTGTTCACCTACGTCTTCGGCGGATCCATGCAGATCGGCAGCAGCACCAGCGCGACCGACTACAAGAACTTCCTGATGGCGGGCATCTTCGCGCAGACCGTCACCTTCGCCACCGCCAGCTCCGGCGCGGGTATCGCCGACGACATGCACAAGGGCCTCATCGACCGCTTCCGCTCCCTGCCGATGGCACGGGGCGCGGTGCTCACCGGGCGCACCTTCGCCGACCTGGTGCAGACGGGCCTGACCCTGGTCGTCCTCGCCCTGGTCGCGCTGCTGGTCGGCTGGCGCGTCGGGTCGGACGGCAACACCAATGCCGGGAAGGTGCTGGCCGCCTTCGGCCTGCTGCTCCTGCTCGGCTACGCATTCACCTGGATCGGCGCCCTGATCGGCATGTCCGTCCGCACCCCTGAGGCGGCCACCTCCAGCGGGCTGATCTGGCTCTTTCCGGTCACGTTCATCTCGAACGCCTTCGTGGACACCAGCCACATGACCCCGTGGCTCAGACACATCGCCGAGTGGAACCCGTTCAGCGCCACCGTCCAGGCCTGCCGGGTGCTCTTCGCCAACCCGGGCCAGTCCACCTCCGCCGCCTGGCCCATGCAGCACCCGGTCTGGGCCTCGCTGATCTACTCGGTCCTGATCGTCGTCGTGTTCAGGACGCTGGCGGTCCGCAAGTACCGCTCGGCCACCGCATGA
- the greA gene encoding transcription elongation factor GreA: MTQTSEDVTWLTQEAYTKLKEELAYLSGPAREEVTAKIAAAREEGDLRENGGYHAAKEEQGKQELRIRQLTQLLEKAKVGEAPTSTDGAVAPGMVVTIAFDGDESDTMTFLLASREYASADVETYSPQSPLGSGVIGHKVGEDAEYELPNGKKASVTILKAEPYNG; encoded by the coding sequence GTGACCCAGACCAGCGAAGACGTCACCTGGCTGACCCAGGAGGCGTACACCAAGCTCAAGGAAGAGCTGGCGTACCTGTCTGGTCCCGCGCGCGAGGAAGTCACCGCGAAGATCGCGGCAGCGCGCGAGGAGGGCGACCTGCGCGAGAACGGCGGGTACCACGCGGCCAAGGAAGAGCAGGGCAAGCAGGAGCTCCGCATCCGCCAGCTGACCCAGCTCCTGGAGAAGGCCAAGGTCGGCGAGGCGCCGACGTCGACGGACGGTGCCGTGGCGCCCGGCATGGTCGTGACGATCGCCTTCGACGGTGACGAGAGCGACACGATGACCTTCCTGCTCGCCTCGCGCGAGTACGCGAGCGCGGACGTCGAGACCTACTCGCCGCAGTCCCCGCTGGGCTCCGGCGTGATCGGCCACAAGGTCGGCGAGGACGCGGAGTACGAACTGCCGAACGGCAAGAAGGCCTCCGTGACCATCCTCAAGGCCGAGCCCTACAACGGCTGA
- a CDS encoding MarR family transcriptional regulator → MSMDMTTVGDTGLLDTLQHEVAVFARRAEQTRLGGVGQVRNSMDRAAYLLLNRLDKEGPMGVKALAASMGIDSSTVTRQVAPLVDTGLVKRTSHPEDGRAVVLQLSPRGQSRLEEVRSSRRQLMAELTHDWAPEEREAFCTLLTRFNTALSSRMAVQGVPAPEAQPS, encoded by the coding sequence ATGTCGATGGACATGACGACCGTCGGTGACACCGGTCTTCTCGACACCCTGCAGCACGAGGTGGCGGTCTTCGCCCGTCGTGCCGAACAGACCCGGCTCGGCGGGGTGGGGCAGGTGCGCAACTCCATGGACCGCGCCGCGTACCTGCTGCTCAACCGGCTCGACAAGGAAGGACCGATGGGCGTCAAGGCGCTCGCGGCGAGCATGGGCATCGACTCGTCGACGGTCACCCGTCAGGTGGCGCCGCTCGTCGACACCGGCCTGGTCAAGCGCACCTCGCACCCCGAGGACGGCCGCGCGGTGGTCCTCCAGCTGTCCCCGCGCGGGCAGTCCCGGCTGGAGGAAGTGCGCTCCTCCCGGCGTCAGTTGATGGCCGAGCTGACACACGACTGGGCGCCGGAGGAGCGCGAGGCGTTCTGCACGCTCCTCACACGCTTCAACACCGCCCTCTCCTCCCGGATGGCGGTCCAGGGCGTTCCGGCACCGGAGGCGCAGCCCTCCTAG
- the mca gene encoding mycothiol conjugate amidase Mca, which yields MAVHAHPDDESSKGAATMAKYVSEGVDVLVVTCTGGERGSILNPKLQGDTYIEEHIHEVRKKEMDEAREILGVRQEWLGFVDSGLPEGDPLPPLPEGCFALEDVDKAAGELVKQIRAFRPQVITTYDENGGYPHPDHIMTHKISMVAFEGAADTEKFPESEFGPAYQPLKLYYNQGFNRPRTEALHHALIERGMESPYGDWLKRWDESPMRDRTLTTHIPCAEFFEIRDKALIAHATQIDPDGGWFRVPLELQKEVWPTEEYELAKSLVDTSLPEDDLFAGIRDNA from the coding sequence ATGGCCGTGCACGCCCACCCCGACGACGAGTCGAGCAAGGGCGCGGCCACCATGGCGAAGTACGTGTCCGAGGGGGTGGACGTGCTGGTCGTGACCTGCACGGGAGGGGAGCGCGGCTCCATCCTCAATCCGAAGCTCCAGGGCGACACGTACATCGAGGAACACATCCACGAGGTACGCAAGAAGGAGATGGACGAGGCCCGGGAGATCCTCGGCGTCCGGCAGGAGTGGCTCGGCTTCGTCGACTCCGGCCTGCCCGAGGGCGACCCGCTGCCGCCGCTGCCCGAGGGCTGCTTCGCCCTGGAGGATGTCGACAAGGCGGCCGGCGAGCTGGTGAAGCAGATCCGCGCGTTCCGTCCCCAGGTGATCACCACCTACGACGAGAACGGCGGCTACCCGCACCCCGACCACATCATGACCCACAAGATCTCGATGGTGGCGTTCGAGGGCGCGGCGGACACCGAGAAGTTCCCCGAGTCCGAGTTCGGCCCGGCTTACCAGCCGCTCAAGCTCTACTACAACCAGGGCTTCAACCGCCCCCGCACCGAGGCGCTGCACCACGCGCTGATCGAGCGGGGCATGGAGTCGCCGTACGGGGACTGGCTCAAGCGCTGGGACGAGTCGCCGATGCGTGACCGCACCCTGACCACGCACATTCCGTGCGCGGAGTTCTTCGAGATCCGCGACAAGGCCCTGATCGCGCACGCCACGCAGATCGACCCCGACGGCGGCTGGTTCCGCGTGCCGCTGGAGCTCCAGAAGGAGGTCTGGCCGACGGAGGAGTACGAGCTCGCGAAGTCCCTCGTCGATACCTCCCTCCCCGAGGACGACCTCTTTGCGGGCATCCGCGACAATGCCTGA
- a CDS encoding daunorubicin resistance protein DrrA family ABC transporter ATP-binding protein: MPGAIYAEGLVKTFGDVKALDGVDLDVPEGTVLGLLGPNGAGKTTAVRCLTTLLKPDRGSAVVAGIDVLKDPDAVRRSIGLSGQFAAVDEYLTGRENLQMVGRLYQMKAKPAKARAAELLEQFDLADAADRPTKTYSGGMRRRLDLAAALVVSPPVMFMDEPTTGLDPRNRQLLWEVIKQLVSGGTTLLLTTQYLEEADHLAHDIAVVDHGRVIATGTSDQLKARTGGERVEVVVHERDHIQAASEILRGFGKGDTTVEDHMRKLTVPVTGGAKLLAEVIRELDTRGIEIDDIGLRRPTLDDVFLSLTGHVAEAKDEESDKKETTK; this comes from the coding sequence ATGCCAGGCGCCATCTATGCCGAAGGCCTGGTCAAGACCTTCGGAGACGTAAAGGCACTGGACGGCGTCGACCTCGATGTCCCGGAAGGCACCGTCCTGGGCCTCCTCGGACCGAACGGCGCGGGCAAGACGACAGCCGTCCGCTGTCTGACGACCCTGCTCAAGCCGGACCGCGGCTCGGCGGTCGTCGCCGGCATCGACGTCCTCAAGGACCCCGACGCCGTGCGCCGCTCCATCGGCCTGTCCGGCCAGTTCGCGGCGGTCGACGAATACCTCACCGGCCGCGAGAACCTTCAGATGGTCGGCCGGCTCTACCAGATGAAGGCCAAGCCGGCGAAGGCCCGCGCGGCCGAGCTGCTGGAGCAGTTCGACCTCGCCGACGCGGCCGACCGACCCACCAAGACCTACTCCGGCGGAATGCGCCGCCGCCTCGACCTCGCGGCCGCCCTGGTGGTCTCCCCGCCCGTGATGTTCATGGACGAGCCCACGACCGGCCTCGACCCGCGCAACCGCCAACTGCTGTGGGAGGTCATCAAACAGCTGGTCTCCGGGGGCACGACCCTGCTGCTGACCACCCAGTACCTGGAGGAGGCCGACCACCTCGCCCACGACATCGCCGTCGTCGACCACGGCCGTGTCATCGCCACGGGCACCTCCGACCAGCTCAAGGCCCGCACCGGCGGCGAGCGCGTCGAGGTCGTCGTGCACGAGCGCGACCACATCCAGGCCGCCTCGGAGATCCTGCGCGGCTTCGGCAAGGGCGACACCACGGTCGAGGACCACATGCGCAAGCTCACCGTGCCCGTCACCGGCGGTGCCAAGCTGCTCGCCGAGGTCATCCGCGAGCTCGACACCCGGGGCATCGAGATTGACGACATCGGACTGCGCCGGCCCACCCTCGACGACGTCTTCCTGTCCCTGACGGGACATGTGGCCGAGGCGAAGGACGAGGAGAGCGACAAGAAGGAGACCACCAAGTGA
- the ilvA gene encoding threonine ammonia-lyase, giving the protein MNYRKAHPVPPVTLDDVRGAQKMLSGVARTTAMEGSRHLSQLVGAPVHFKCENLQRTGSFKLRGAYVRIAGLLPEERAAGVVAASAGNHAQGVALASTLLGVRSTVFMPKGAPLPKISATRHYGAEVRLHGQVVDETLAAAQEYAAETGAVFIHPFDHPDVIAGQGTVGLEILEQCPEVRTIVLGIGGGGLAAGVAIAVKALRPDVRIVGVQAAGAAAYPPSLAAGHPVSIENPATMADGMKVGRPGDVPFGIVGELVDEVRTVTEDELSAALLLCLERAKLVVEPAGASPVAALLSDPGAFEGPVVAVLSGGNVDPVLLQRVLRHGMSAQGRYLAVRLRLTDRPGALATLLGVLSVVDANVLDVSHVRTDPRLGLAEAEVELHLETKGPEHCAEVGRALREAGYTVID; this is encoded by the coding sequence ATGAACTACCGCAAGGCCCACCCCGTGCCGCCGGTGACGCTCGACGACGTGCGCGGCGCGCAGAAGATGCTGTCGGGCGTGGCGCGGACGACCGCGATGGAGGGCAGCCGCCATCTGAGTCAGCTGGTGGGCGCGCCGGTGCACTTCAAGTGCGAGAACCTCCAGCGGACGGGGTCGTTCAAACTCCGCGGCGCGTACGTCCGGATCGCCGGACTGCTGCCCGAGGAGCGGGCCGCGGGTGTGGTGGCCGCGAGTGCCGGGAACCACGCACAGGGCGTGGCACTGGCGTCCACGCTGCTCGGCGTGCGCTCCACCGTGTTCATGCCCAAGGGCGCCCCGCTGCCCAAGATCAGCGCCACCCGGCACTACGGCGCCGAGGTGCGCCTGCACGGCCAGGTGGTCGACGAGACCCTGGCCGCCGCGCAGGAGTACGCGGCCGAGACGGGCGCGGTGTTCATCCACCCCTTCGACCACCCGGACGTCATCGCGGGCCAGGGCACGGTCGGGCTGGAGATCCTGGAGCAGTGCCCGGAGGTGCGCACGATCGTCCTCGGGATCGGCGGCGGCGGACTCGCGGCCGGGGTCGCGATCGCCGTGAAGGCGCTCAGGCCCGACGTGCGGATCGTCGGCGTGCAGGCGGCGGGCGCGGCCGCGTACCCGCCCTCGCTGGCGGCCGGGCACCCGGTGTCGATCGAGAACCCGGCGACGATGGCCGACGGCATGAAGGTGGGGCGGCCGGGGGACGTGCCGTTCGGGATCGTGGGCGAACTCGTGGACGAGGTCCGCACGGTGACCGAGGACGAGCTGTCCGCCGCGCTGCTGCTGTGTCTGGAGCGGGCCAAGCTGGTCGTCGAGCCGGCCGGGGCGAGTCCGGTCGCCGCTCTGCTGAGCGACCCGGGCGCCTTCGAGGGCCCGGTCGTCGCCGTGCTGTCCGGCGGCAACGTCGACCCGGTGCTGCTCCAGCGGGTCCTGCGGCACGGCATGTCCGCGCAGGGCCGCTACCTGGCCGTACGGCTGCGGCTGACGGACCGGCCCGGTGCCCTCGCGACGCTTCTCGGGGTGTTGTCAGTGGTCGACGCTAATGTCCTGGACGTGAGCCACGTCCGGACCGATCCACGGCTCGGGCTCGCGGAGGCGGAGGTCGAGCTGCACCTGGAGACGAAGGGTCCCGAGCACTGCGCCGAGGTCGGCCGAGCCCTGCGCGAGGCCGGCTACACGGTCATCGACTGA